The Limnospira fusiformis SAG 85.79 genomic interval CTTTGCTTGGCGACCTGGTAGGGTGCGTCAGACCTGGTAAGTAGCAATAATCACCGGATAATTGAAACTGACGCACCTTTGCTTGGCGACCTCAGAGTAGATAATTAAAACTGACGCATCTCTGGTCGGCGACCTCAGAGTAGATGATTGAAACTGACGCACCTCCCCTCGGGTACGTCAGACCCGGTAAATAGAAACGAGTCCCCCAAGTTTAACTGACGCAGCTTTTATCGGTTGCTACTGACGATTAACGAATGTATTGTGGACACATCTGCTTAACCAAATTATTGCGAATACTTTGATCGGTGCGTAAAATTTCCCGTATTTGGGGGTCCAAAGTCATATCTTGACGAAGAGACTCTTCCTGAATAGCCTGACGTTGCCGCCAAGTTAACCCCCCAGAAGCCAAGGCTTGACAGGTATCTCCGACATCTTCAACAATAGACTTCAAATCATTTTGAGCAGAAAGCAGCAACATACGTTTATGTAGCTCAGGTTGTTCGGACTCCTCAACCATACTTCGGTAACGAGAGATGATATGGGAAGCGCTCAACACAGTTGGCGGTTGTGCTTCTGCGGGAAGTTGACCAATCAAAATCCCAAGGGAAACTACAACCCCTATATACCCATACAGACCATTCTTAGCCATGGTTCCTCCTAAACGGAAGTTTAACTCACTAAGGTTGTTAACAGACCGGACCATTTAGCCACCTACCGCATACTCAAGCGATCCCAGGATCATCCTCAGAATCTGCCAGCAGTATCTGGAGGGACACAGGTTCTCTAATCTATCACCCAACCTGGTTAAAAGGACAATTCCCCAAGGGAATGCCTTTGAGAACAGAACTGGTTTTTTGAGTTCGGGGATATTGTACTCTCAGACTATACATCAAGTCTTGGGCAAGCGCACCAAATCTATCAAAGTTCATTGAGAATAGCCATTTTGCCGTTGATCCTGGAAATAATTTCTTTGAGACCCTCAATTGCCATATACTCCTAGAACCAGAGAAAATAGGAGCATGATTTAATCACAAATTAGGTTAATATTTTAGGGCAATACGGTATAATAAGCGAGAAGGGTTGAGGATAAACCTATTGCCAGATATGTCAAACCCAAGGAAGCGGCCAAAATCCTTGGAGTCCATGAAAGAACACTCCGCAGATGGGACGACAATGGCTCAATCGACACCATCAGAACCCCCGCTGGGCAACGACGATATAACGTTGAGTCATATACTGCCAAATCAGGCAGTGACAAACGCAAAGTCGTTATCTATGCCAGAGTTAGTAGCCACGCCCAGCAGTCAGACCTCAACCGACAGGTGGCCGCACTGTCCAACCTCTACCCCGAAGCAGAAGTCGTCTCAGAAATCGGAGGCGGGCTCAACTTCAAGGGAAAGAAAATGCTGGCCTTACTGGGACATCATTTGTCAGGAGATGTCGGCATGGTTGTCGTTGCCCACCCAGACCGATTGGCAATATGGGGATTTGACTTGTTTGGATGGCTCTGTGAGCAAAACAGTTGCTCACTCATGGTTCTCAACCAGACAAGTCTCAGTCCAGAACGAGAAATGGTTGAGGACATCCTCGCCCTCCTCCACTGCTTTAGCTCCAGATTATACGGACGGAGTAAATACAAAACTCAGGTCAAAGAAGATCCGGATTTACCCCAGCCCAGAGCTAAATCAAGTCTGGCGTAAATGGCTGGCTGCTTGTCGGTATTGCTACAACCAAGCAATTGCATTATCTAGGAGTGGTAAACGACTAAGCAAGTTAAAGTTACGCAATAAAGTGATGCCGAGTGACTTACCCGAATGGGTCAAAGAAACACCCTGCCACATTCGGCAAAATGCCATCTTTGATGCCTATCAGGCTTTGAGCGCCAGTCCTGGCGCAAGGTTTAGGAGCTGTCGGGATAGTTCTCAAGCGATTAAGTTCAATAATACTAATTTCTCTTCAGGGAGTTGGTATCCAAGACTAACGAAAGGATTAACTTTCATGGTTTCCGAACCCATCCCTAAAACTTGCGGGCAAGGGACTCAGTTGGTGTTTACCAAAGGTCGATGGTTGGCGATTTTCCCTGAACCAGTTGCCGTTACCCCAACTGAAGCGAATGGCGTAATTGCATTAGACCCGGGTGTGCGAACTTTCATAACTGGGTTTGATGGCTCTCGGTTTCTGGAATTTGGCTCCGGGGATATAGGACGCATTACTAGGCTATGTCAACATTTGGATGATTTGATGAGCCGAATCGCCAAGGAACCCTGTCGTTCAAGAAGGCGACGGATGAGGCAAGCGGCTCAACGAATGAGAACCAAAATCCGCAATCTAGTTGATGAAGCCCACAAACAAATTGCTCACTACTTGACTCACAACTACAGCATAATTTTTCTGCCGACCTTCGAGACTTCCGATATGGTTGCCAAGGTGAAGCGTCTAATCAGGTCTAAGACTGCCCGCGCCATGCTGACATGGGCGCATTATCGATTCAAACTAACCCTGAGACATCAAGGGGAAATAACTGGAACCACAGTTGTAGATGTGACGGAAGAATACACCAGCAAAACCTGTACTCACTGTGGTCAGATGCATTCCCAGCTAGGTGGCTCAAAAGTGTTCCGATGTCCTGAGTGCGGGTTCACTCTACCCAGGGACTGGAACGGTGCTTTTGGAATCTTTCTAAAAGCTTTGCGGGATACCGCCTCTGTTACCTTAACGGGTAATAGTGCTATCGTCGCATTGTCAGGCAATAGCCGGATAAATGTCGCGTAAATGTATCAGTCATAAACTACATTGGTGAGCGATCGGTGCTTTTTCCTGATTCAATAGGAAACATAGAACATAAACTTTTGTTACGAGAGGAGTGAAGATGTACATTGTACAGATTGCCTCTGAGTGCGCCCCTGTAATCAAGGCGGGAGGTTTGGGTGATGTAGTCTACGGACTCAGCCGAGAGTTGGAACTGCGGGGCCATGCAGTAGAGATAATTCTACCCAAATATGATTGTATGCGTTATGACCATATTTGGGGACTACACGAAGCCTACCGAGATTTAGTTGTCCCTTGGTATGGTGCAGCGATACACTGTGATGTTTACTGTGGCTGGGTTTATGGCAGATTATGCTTTTTCATAGACCCCCATTCGGATGACTTATTTTTCAATCGCGACTGCTACTACGGTTGCAATGATGACAATATGCGGTTTGCCTTTTTCAGTAAGGCAGCCTTAGAGTTTCTGTTGCTGACTAACAAACGGCCCGATGTGATCCACTGTCATGACTGGCAAACTGGCCTAGTTCCGGTGCTACTGTTCGAGATTTACAAGTATCATGGCATGGAATATCAACGGGTTTGTTATACCATTCATAACTTTAAACATCAGGGCATTGCGGGATGTAATGTTTTGTGGGCTACCGGTCTGAATAAGGAATCTTACTATTTCGCTGACGATCGCCTCCAAGATCCCTTTAATCCTTTTGCTCTAAATTTGATGAAAGGCGGAATCGTCTATTCTAATTTCATCACCACAGTTTCCCCCCACCATGCTTGGGAAGCACACTATGGCGATTTTGGTTATGGTTTGGGCCATACCATTCATGAACATCAACATAAATTCAGGGGGGTACTCAATGGCATTGACTATGAAGTATGGAATCCCGGAGTCGATCGCTATATTCCCCATCATTATGATGCTGATACCTTTACGGAAAAAGCCAAAAACAAACAAGCACTCCGAGAGCGATTATGGCTGGGTCACGGGGATAAACCTTTAATTGCTTATGTGGGGCGTTTAGACCAACAAAAAGGCGTTCATCTCGTCCACCATGCTATTTATTATGCCCTCTATCGCCAAGCTCAATTTGTGTTGTTAGGTTCGGCAACGGAAACCGCAATTAACAACTGGTTTTTGCATGAAAAAAATCATCTAAATCATAACCCTGATTGCCATATCGAAATTGGTTTTAATGAAGAACTTTCCCATCTCATTTACGCCGGGGCTGATATTATTATTGTTCCCAGCAATTATGAACCTTGTGGCTTAACTCAGATGATTGGGTTGCAATATGGGACAGTTCCAGTGGTGCGGGGGGTTGGCGGGTTACTCAATACAGTGTTTGACCGAGACTATGACAACTGTCATGAAGAAGAAAAACGCAATGGTTATGTGTTTTTCCAAACTGATAGTCAGGCACTAGAATCGGCTTTAGATAGAGCGATCGGCTTGTGGTATCACTATCCCAAAGAGTTTCAAAAGTTGGCAATTCAAGGGATGGAATATGACTACTCATGGTCAAATCCAGCTACTCAGTATTTGTCGATTTACGAATATATTCGACATAAATAAGTGTCGTAAAAATTCCCATATTTCTGGGGTTTTTGGTGGCGGTAATATCCCAAACCTCACACCTGAAACCTCAAATATTATCGGTGACATCGGTTCATATATCTCACTTAGATATGATGTTTTCCTCAGCATATAAATACCAAGTAAATCAATGGTATTTTCGACCGACAGATGTATTTCTAGCCTCCTATCCACGTTCTGGTAATACTTGGATGCGATTGTTACTTAGTGATGTAATTAAACAATTGGGGGGGGAAACAACACAGCCAGGAGGTAATGTGATCCCAGATGTTTATAAGGTTGATATTGAAGACTGGTATCGCAACCCTCGGATTAAAATTCCGTTTCGGATTATTAAAACCCATGAACCATTCGACCTAATTTCAGATTATCGAATTATCTACCTATTTCGACATCCTGCTGATTGTCTTTGTTCCTACTATCACTATCAACTAAGGTCGCCTAAGTTTCGGAAAAATAACTCGGGGATAGATGAGTTTTGTCTGAATTTAATCAATCAATGGTGTGGTCATATTAACAGTTATTTAGAAGCTGCAAAAACTGACAGCGATCGCCTTTTATTTGTCAGCTATGAATCCCTAAATAATAACCCGGTTGAATCTCTCAAAAATGCCTGCATTTTTATGGATTTAGATATCACAGAATCTCAGGCTAAAATTGCCGTCACTAATCAACAATTCCGGCAACTTAAAAGTCTCAGTCAGCGGGGAGATAGCCAAACTCTAGGATTTGCGGAAAACGGCGGATATCAAAACTTCTTTCGGCGCGGTGAAATCAACTCATCGGCACAAGAATTGTCGGGAAACACCCGCGAAACTATCAACCATAAATCCCAGAATCTTGACAATCAAATGAGGGAACTGGAGTCACAAAAAGTCACAAATATTAATAGTAATTAAGAGTCGATAAGGTGCTATCTATGTCATAATTAATCCCAGAAAAGTTTAACGGAGATAGATGACAGCTAAAACAGGATTGACGAAAAGTGCATAAATTGTTTTAGTATATCAAAATGGATAACCCTATTATTATATCAATGGCAGAGCAGGTGCATACTCATGGATTTACTATCCCATCAGTTTATCAGCTATTTTGAGCCAGAACAGGCGGATAAACTTTGTCAGTTGGCTATTGTCGAATACTACCCAGAAGGAAGCCTAATTTTTGAAGAAGGCGAAGTTCCCGACTACTTATATTTAGTGCTAACGGGGGAAGTAGAGTTTAGTAAGTCCACAGGAGGCGATCGCTATCAGGTGGTAACAGTAGCTAGACCCAATAGCTTTTTTGGTGAATTTGGGGTCTTAGACGGACAGCCACGCAGTGCGAGAGCGATCGCTACACTAGGGGGAGCTACCCTAGCTAAAATCTCACGGGATAACCTAATCACCATTCTCCAAGACGCAAAGGGTCAAGTAGTCCTCAAGCTATTCGGCTATATTACCCAACAACTGCGAAACACCACCAACGAGTATGTCAACCAAATGGTTCACAAGCAGAAAATGGAACTATTGGGGGAAATGGTCAACACCATTGTACACGATTTTCGCAGCCCCTTCACAGGTATTCAGCTTTCTAGTTCCATGATTCGGGAACTACACCCGGACGAAGAAACCGAGGAATGGTGCGATCTAATTTCCATGCAAATTCAACGGATGTTAGGAATGGCTGAAGAAGTCCTAGAATTTAGTCGGGGAAGCACCAGCCTGCTCTTAAAACCCGTGGCTATAGAGGAGATTATACAGCAGTTTGAAAAGTTAAACCGAGTCTATTTACACTCCTCTGATGTAGAATTGGTCATTGATATTCCTGACGGAATCTACGTCCTAGCTGACCTTAACAAGATTATACGGGTGTTACAGAACTTGGTCAGCAATGCAGTGGAGGCCTTTCCTAATTCACAGGGAAAGATTATCATCACTGCTACCACTCAAGATAATTGGGGGGTGATTATGGTTAAAGATAACGGAACGGGTATTCCCAAAGCTATTCAAGAACATCTATTTGATGCCTTTGTCACCTATGGAAAACAGGGAGGAACAGGTTTAGGAACAGCGATCGCCAAATCCATTGTCGAAGCTCATGGCGGCGCGATTAGCTTTGAATCAACCGCCGGAGCAGGAACTACATTTTGGATTCGTCTACCTTTGAACAGTGGCGATCCCAATATGCAGTCCCCAACCCTCAAACAAGTAAATATTGGTTGATTTTCAAGGATGATTATATATCCAAAACCTCAAAATCTGTTTGACCATAGGCCATTTGGCGATCGATAGCTGAGAGAATTTTATTATTAGCCTGATCCGAGTGCAAGCAGGCGCAAGCCAAAGCCGCCACATCAGCGCGGTGGATAGTTCCCGCGACTCGGTAATCCTCCGTTAGCACACCATTTCCCGTCGCTGGTTCGGACTTTAACCCTCCCGGACGGATAATAGTATAGGTGAGGCCACTATTAATCAGATGTTCCTCGGCTTTTTCCTTTTCTATCAAGACTGATTTCAGGGTTTCCATAGCCTGGGGAGGGAGAGCTACAGCACTTTGACCGCTACCAATGGAGGAAATTAGGATAAATTTTCCTACATTAGCTTTCACGGCTGCATCAATCAGGTTACGATTCCCCAAATAATCAGCCCTTTGACCGTCTTTCGGTAAACCGCCAATGGTGCTAATCATGGCAGAAATAGCCGGCCCGTCTGTCACAGCCTGTTCAACGGCGGCCAGATCGAGAGCATCTCCCATGACAATTTCAATCCCCATTCTTTCGAGTTCTGGTCCGCTGGATGGCGATCGTAATAATGCCCTAACCTTTACTTGTCCTCCCCTCAGACAATTGGCAATTTCCCGACCTACACCCCGACTCGCACCCGCGAGAAAAATACAAGATTCAGAATTCATCTATTTACTAAAATCGTTTATCAATTATCCATTATCAATTATCCATTATCCCTTGTCCTCAAATACCCCCAAATATAATTTTTGCTAATTTTTACGACTCAATGGATTTAAATTTCAAAATATTGTTAAGAATTAATACAATTTAATTGAAAATATCTCGCAAATAGTTGACGAGATTATAGGGGTTATGGTATCATCGGATAAATCGTTACCAAGGGCCTCTTGTGTCTAGGCGCAAAAAAAAAGCCTAAAGCCCCGATTATGTCGGGGTTAGGATTATTCTACGACCAAAATTAAAAATTCACGATGCACGAGTTTTGCGGGACTAAGGCGATCGCCATTTTTAGGAGTCTTGACAAAAACCACATTGTGTGCATATCTGAATCGTCGATGGGGATCAGTGAATTAAGAACTAGGGGTATCAGAAATCAGAGATCTCATACCTTCGAGAGTGGCGGGGATAGATCGCGGGTCCATAAACATGACCTTGCTGCTATCACTATTACCGATAGTAGCTCCCATCTCAATATAGTTTTGGGCTAACAGATATTGCAAGGCTTCCCGTGCTTCCGGGTCACTTTGGAGAGTCTTAGTTAGAATTTGGATAGCTTCCGCCGTCGCATGGGCTTTGAGAACCTGAGATTGACGTTGTGCTTGAGCCTCGAGTACCACAGCCTTTTGTTGAGCTTCAGCAGCTAAAACTTGCGCCTCAGCCCGACCTTTAGCGGAGTTAACAGCAGATTCTCGTTCTCCTTCGGAAGCCAGAATAGCAGCGCGTTTTTGTCGTTCCGCAGACATCTGCAATTCCATAGCATCCATTACCGCCTTAGTAGGGCAAATATCGCGCAATTCCACCCGTGTGACTTTCACACCCCAGGGGTCAGTAGCGATATCCAATTCCCGCAATAGCATTTCATTAACTTCTGTGCGCGCGGTGAAAGTTTGATCAAGTTCTAGTTTTCCCATTTCGGAACGGATCTGGGTTCGCACCATATTTTCCATAGCAGCCTGTAGGTTATTCACCTTATAGCAGGCTTTTTCCAAATCCATAATCCGCCAATAAACGACAGCATCAACGCTAATGGAAACATTATCGCGGGTAATACATTTTTGGGGAGGAATATCAAGGACTTGTTCCCGGACAGTTTCCCGATAAGCCACCCGATCCAAGAAAGGGACAAGAAAGTTTAAACCCGGATCTAAGGTACGGCCATTATACTTACCGAGGCTTTCGACTAAGGCTTTATCGCCCTGATTAATAATTTTGACAGAACCTGCCAGTGTCGAGCCACCGAAGAGTAAAATAATGATCAAAAATAGCTGTTCCATGGTTGATTTTCCTCTAGTGTTAAATTCGGATGAGCATATTTCTACAGCTTGACCAGGATAGACTTCTGACCAATCAAGTAGTTAGGAATTGATTAACTTTTCAGGAACGACAATTAAGGTATTTCCTTCTCGATTGACAACCAGGACCTTTTGTCCAGGAGCGATCGCATATTCTCCCTCGGAACGTGCCCGCCAAGAAATCCCATCATAAATTACCCGTCCGGTTTGTCCCGGCAAAATTTCCGTCAAAGTTTCAGCCTCTGTTGCTTCTTCCAGGATAGCAACCCGACGGTGTGGCAATAAACGGCGCATTACCATTATAGATGCCACGGATAATATCATCCAGAGAGCTATTTGTATGGGAACATTAGGCAAGATCAAAGAGATCGCAGCCACTACCAAGGCACTTACGCCCATCATAAACTCGACAAAGGCCGTAGGAAGAAATAACTCCATCAAACATAACACGGCCCCGGCCAGCAACCAAACGAGTGTAGGATTGGCAAACATCGATTTAACAAGCCTCCCGGTAATTTAGGGCGCTAGAGTTGATAGCGCAAATTTGATGATTAATGGATTGCTATGATCAACAGGAGCATGATTTAATCACAAATTCGGTTAATATTTTAGGGCAATACAGTATAATAAGCGAGAAGGGTTGAGGATAAACCTATTGCCAAATATGTCAAACCCAAGGAAGCGGCCTAAATCCTTGGAGTCCATGAAAGAACACTCCGCAGATGGGACGACAATGGCTCAATCGACACCATCAGAACCCCCGCTGGGCAACGACGATACAACGTTGAGTGATATACTGCCAAATCAGGCAGTGACAAACGCAAAGTCGTTATCTATGCCAGAGTTAGTAGCCGCGCCCAGCAGTCAGACCTCAACCGACAGGTGGCCGCACTGTCCAACCTCTACCCCGAAGCAGAAGTCGTCTCAGAAATCGGAGGCGGGCTCAACTTCAAGGGAAAGAAAATGCTGGCCTGACTGGGACATCATTTGTCAGGAGATGTCGGCATGGTTGTCGTTGCCCACAAAGACTGATTGGCAATATGGGGATTTGACTTGTTTCGATGGCTCTGTGAGCAAAACAGTTGCTCACTCATGGTTCTCAACGAGACAAGTCTCAGTCCAGAACCAGAAATGGTTGAGGACATCCTCGCCATCCTCCACTGCTTCAGTTCCCGATTATACGGATTGCGTAAATATAAAACTCAGGTCAAAGAAGATCCGGATTTACCCCAGCCCCGAGCTAAATCAAGTCTGGCGCAAATGGTTGGCCGCTTGTCGGTATTGCTACAACCAAGCAATTGCATTATCCCGGAGTGGTAAACGACTAAGCAAGTTAAAGTTACGCAATAAAGTGATGCAGAGTGACTTACCCGAATGGGTCAAAGAAACACCCGGCCACATTCGGCAAAATGCCATCTTTGAGGCCTATCAGGCTTTGACCGCTAGTCCTGATGCAAGGTTTAGAAGTTGTCGTGACAGCTCTCAAGGGATTAAGTTCAATAATACTAATTTCTCTTCAGGGAGTTGGTATCCAAGACTAACGAAAGGATTAACTTTCATGGTTTCCGAACCCATCCCTAAAACTTGCGGGCAAGGGACTCAATTAGTCTTTGCCAAGGGGCGGTGGTTTGCGGTGTTTCCTGAACCAGTTGCCGTTACCCCAACTGACGCTACTGGCGTGATTGCATTAGACCCGGGCGTCCGAACTTTTATGACCGGGTTTGATGGTTCACGATTTCTGGAATTGGGCTCCGGAGATATAGGACGCATTACTAGGCTATGTCAACATTTGGATGATTTGATGAGCCGAATCGCCAAGGAACCCTGTCGTTCAAGAAGGCGACGGATGAGGCAAGCGGCTCAACGAATGAGAACCAAAATCCGCAATCTAGTTGATGAAGCCCACAAACAAATTGCTCACTACTTGACTCATAACTACAGTATAATTTTTCTGCCGACCTTCGAGACTTCCAACATGGTTGCCAAGGTGAAGCGTCTAATCAAATCCAAGACTGCCCGAGCCATGCTGACATGGGCGCATTATCGATTCAAACTAACCCTGAGACATCAAGGGGAAATAACTGGAACCACAGTTGTAGATGTGATGGAAGAATACACCAGCAAAACCTGTACTCACTGTGGTCATGTGCATTCCCAGCTAGGTGGCTCAAAAGTGTTCCGATGTCCGGAGTGCGGGTTCACTCTACCCAGGGACTGGAACGGTGCTTTTGGAATCTTTCTAAAAGCTTTGCGGGATACCGCCTCTGTTACCTTAACGGGTAATAGTGCTATCGTCGCATTGTCAGGCAATAGC includes:
- the glgA gene encoding glycogen synthase GlgA, whose product is MYIVQIASECAPVIKAGGLGDVVYGLSRELELRGHAVEIILPKYDCMRYDHIWGLHEAYRDLVVPWYGAAIHCDVYCGWVYGRLCFFIDPHSDDLFFNRDCYYGCNDDNMRFAFFSKAALEFLLLTNKRPDVIHCHDWQTGLVPVLLFEIYKYHGMEYQRVCYTIHNFKHQGIAGCNVLWATGLNKESYYFADDRLQDPFNPFALNLMKGGIVYSNFITTVSPHHAWEAHYGDFGYGLGHTIHEHQHKFRGVLNGIDYEVWNPGVDRYIPHHYDADTFTEKAKNKQALRERLWLGHGDKPLIAYVGRLDQQKGVHLVHHAIYYALYRQAQFVLLGSATETAINNWFLHEKNHLNHNPDCHIEIGFNEELSHLIYAGADIIIVPSNYEPCGLTQMIGLQYGTVPVVRGVGGLLNTVFDRDYDNCHEEEKRNGYVFFQTDSQALESALDRAIGLWYHYPKEFQKLAIQGMEYDYSWSNPATQYLSIYEYIRHK
- a CDS encoding IS607 family transposase: MARYVKPKEAAKILGVHERTLRRWDDNGSIDTIRTPAGQRRYNVESYTAKSGSDKRKVVIYARVSSHAQQSDLNRQVAALSNLYPEAEVVSEIGGGLNFKGKKMLALLGHHLSGDVGMVVVAHPDRLAIWGFDLFGWLCEQNSCSLMVLNQTSLSPEREMVEDILALLHCFSSRLYGRSKYKTQVKEDPDLPQPRAKSSLA
- a CDS encoding SPFH domain-containing protein; its protein translation is MEQLFLIIILLFGGSTLAGSVKIINQGDKALVESLGKYNGRTLDPGLNFLVPFLDRVAYRETVREQVLDIPPQKCITRDNVSISVDAVVYWRIMDLEKACYKVNNLQAAMENMVRTQIRSEMGKLELDQTFTARTEVNEMLLRELDIATDPWGVKVTRVELRDICPTKAVMDAMELQMSAERQKRAAILASEGERESAVNSAKGRAEAQVLAAEAQQKAVVLEAQAQRQSQVLKAHATAEAIQILTKTLQSDPEAREALQYLLAQNYIEMGATIGNSDSSKVMFMDPRSIPATLEGMRSLISDTPSS
- a CDS encoding RNA-guided endonuclease InsQ/TnpB family protein, which translates into the protein MRTSSPSSTASVPDYTDCVNIKLRSKKIRIYPSPELNQVWRKWLAACRYCYNQAIALSRSGKRLSKLKLRNKVMQSDLPEWVKETPGHIRQNAIFEAYQALTASPDARFRSCRDSSQGIKFNNTNFSSGSWYPRLTKGLTFMVSEPIPKTCGQGTQLVFAKGRWFAVFPEPVAVTPTDATGVIALDPGVRTFMTGFDGSRFLELGSGDIGRITRLCQHLDDLMSRIAKEPCRSRRRRMRQAAQRMRTKIRNLVDEAHKQIAHYLTHNYSIIFLPTFETSNMVAKVKRLIKSKTARAMLTWAHYRFKLTLRHQGEITGTTVVDVMEEYTSKTCTHCGHVHSQLGGSKVFRCPECGFTLPRDWNGAFGIFLKALRDTASVTLTGNSAIVALSGNSRINVA
- a CDS encoding NfeD family protein, producing MFANPTLVWLLAGAVLCLMELFLPTAFVEFMMGVSALVVAAISLILPNVPIQIALWMILSVASIMVMRRLLPHRRVAILEEATEAETLTEILPGQTGRVIYDGISWRARSEGEYAIAPGQKVLVVNREGNTLIVVPEKLINS
- a CDS encoding sulfotransferase domain-containing protein, which translates into the protein MMFSSAYKYQVNQWYFRPTDVFLASYPRSGNTWMRLLLSDVIKQLGGETTQPGGNVIPDVYKVDIEDWYRNPRIKIPFRIIKTHEPFDLISDYRIIYLFRHPADCLCSYYHYQLRSPKFRKNNSGIDEFCLNLINQWCGHINSYLEAAKTDSDRLLFVSYESLNNNPVESLKNACIFMDLDITESQAKIAVTNQQFRQLKSLSQRGDSQTLGFAENGGYQNFFRRGEINSSAQELSGNTRETINHKSQNLDNQMRELESQKVTNINSN
- a CDS encoding ATP-binding protein; the protein is MDLLSHQFISYFEPEQADKLCQLAIVEYYPEGSLIFEEGEVPDYLYLVLTGEVEFSKSTGGDRYQVVTVARPNSFFGEFGVLDGQPRSARAIATLGGATLAKISRDNLITILQDAKGQVVLKLFGYITQQLRNTTNEYVNQMVHKQKMELLGEMVNTIVHDFRSPFTGIQLSSSMIRELHPDEETEEWCDLISMQIQRMLGMAEEVLEFSRGSTSLLLKPVAIEEIIQQFEKLNRVYLHSSDVELVIDIPDGIYVLADLNKIIRVLQNLVSNAVEAFPNSQGKIIITATTQDNWGVIMVKDNGTGIPKAIQEHLFDAFVTYGKQGGTGLGTAIAKSIVEAHGGAISFESTAGAGTTFWIRLPLNSGDPNMQSPTLKQVNIG
- a CDS encoding SDR family oxidoreductase; amino-acid sequence: MNSESCIFLAGASRGVGREIANCLRGGQVKVRALLRSPSSGPELERMGIEIVMGDALDLAAVEQAVTDGPAISAMISTIGGLPKDGQRADYLGNRNLIDAAVKANVGKFILISSIGSGQSAVALPPQAMETLKSVLIEKEKAEEHLINSGLTYTIIRPGGLKSEPATGNGVLTEDYRVAGTIHRADVAALACACLHSDQANNKILSAIDRQMAYGQTDFEVLDI
- a CDS encoding RNA-guided endonuclease InsQ/TnpB family protein — encoded protein: MYPSPELNQVWRKWLAACRYCYNQAIALSRSGKRLSKLKLRNKVMPSDLPEWVKETPCHIRQNAIFDAYQALSASPGARFRSCRDSSQAIKFNNTNFSSGSWYPRLTKGLTFMVSEPIPKTCGQGTQLVFTKGRWLAIFPEPVAVTPTEANGVIALDPGVRTFITGFDGSRFLEFGSGDIGRITRLCQHLDDLMSRIAKEPCRSRRRRMRQAAQRMRTKIRNLVDEAHKQIAHYLTHNYSIIFLPTFETSDMVAKVKRLIRSKTARAMLTWAHYRFKLTLRHQGEITGTTVVDVTEEYTSKTCTHCGQMHSQLGGSKVFRCPECGFTLPRDWNGAFGIFLKALRDTASVTLTGNSAIVALSGNSRINVA